In Stenotrophomonas sp. 610A2, one DNA window encodes the following:
- a CDS encoding glutamate carboxypeptidase, translating into MRFARTAIFSSLLAMGAVGTHAQAAQLDAQLQAAATAQQPAVIETLRELVTVESGSTDHEGVARLMDYLDKRLGALDAKVERVASATGGPDLVRGTFTGNGKLKVMLIAHADTVYDRGILEKEPFHQKGNLLYGPGIADDKGGIAVILHSLALLKARGWNDYATVTVLFNPDEEIGSPGSGETIAKLADEHDVVLSFEPSPAKAVIESEGVLLSAAGTSQVRMSVQGLSAHAGAAPEQGRNALVELAHQIIQTKDVAAGVPGAQLNWTTANAGTARNQIPERAEVGGDARVMQADSNANLLAALQAKVKESHAVPDTTTTVTLEPLRPIYIAGERGRALADLAQQIYAELDGRKLLMHPTTNGGTDAGFAGRSGHAAVLEGLGLAGWGYHARNEYIEIDSIPPRLYLASRMLIELAKRAPK; encoded by the coding sequence ATGCGTTTTGCACGTACAGCGATTTTCAGCAGTCTGTTGGCGATGGGAGCAGTGGGAACCCACGCGCAGGCGGCGCAGTTGGATGCGCAGCTTCAGGCAGCGGCCACGGCTCAGCAGCCGGCGGTGATCGAGACACTGCGCGAGCTGGTGACGGTGGAGTCTGGCTCCACCGATCATGAAGGCGTCGCCAGGTTGATGGACTATCTGGATAAGCGACTCGGCGCGCTGGATGCCAAGGTCGAGCGGGTTGCTTCGGCCACCGGGGGCCCGGATCTGGTCCGCGGTACCTTCACCGGCAACGGCAAGTTGAAGGTGATGCTGATCGCCCACGCCGATACCGTCTACGACCGCGGCATCCTTGAGAAGGAACCCTTCCACCAGAAGGGCAACCTGCTATACGGCCCGGGTATCGCTGATGACAAGGGCGGTATCGCAGTGATCCTGCATTCGCTGGCCCTGCTCAAGGCGCGTGGTTGGAATGATTACGCGACAGTCACCGTGTTGTTCAACCCGGATGAGGAAATAGGCTCGCCGGGCTCGGGCGAAACCATCGCCAAGCTGGCGGACGAGCACGACGTGGTGCTGTCCTTCGAACCATCGCCGGCCAAGGCCGTGATCGAGAGCGAAGGCGTGCTACTCAGTGCCGCCGGCACCTCGCAGGTGCGGATGTCGGTGCAGGGCCTGTCCGCACATGCAGGTGCGGCACCGGAGCAGGGCCGCAATGCACTGGTCGAGCTGGCCCATCAGATCATCCAGACCAAGGATGTCGCCGCTGGCGTGCCCGGCGCGCAGCTCAACTGGACCACGGCCAATGCCGGTACCGCACGCAACCAGATTCCGGAGCGTGCGGAAGTCGGCGGCGATGCGAGGGTGATGCAGGCCGACAGCAATGCCAATCTGCTGGCCGCGCTGCAGGCCAAGGTCAAGGAAAGCCACGCAGTACCGGATACCACCACCACGGTGACGCTGGAGCCGCTGCGCCCGATCTACATAGCGGGGGAGCGCGGACGCGCATTGGCGGATCTGGCACAGCAGATCTATGCCGAACTCGATGGGCGCAAGCTGCTGATGCACCCGACCACCAATGGTGGCACCGATGCCGGGTTTGCCGGGCGCTCCGGCCATGCCGCAGTGCTCGAAGGTCTTGGGCTTGCCGGTTGGGGATATCACGCACGCAATGAGTACATCGAAATCGATTCCATTCCGCCACGTCTTTACCTGGCATCACGGATGCTGATCGAGCTCGCCAAGCGCGCACCGAAATGA